A region of Chrysiogenia bacterium DNA encodes the following proteins:
- a CDS encoding metal ABC transporter permease, which yields MSELLSHEFVQNAILAGVLASVLCGVIGTFVVVKRLVFVSGGLSHAAFGGLGICYFLGVEPLIGAAGVSLIVALLLGAADPSRVRSHDAAIGVFWAVGMALGVVFIHQTPGYAPNLMTYLFGNILTVSRGDVSMTALFVLTVLGVLALFFKELVAVAFDESFARTQGVPTRVLLTLLMVLIALSVVFLIRLVGIILVIALLTIPPLIGMTLVRSIGAVMVLATGVGIAMCLGGLGVSYRYDLPSGPAIVLLGACVLVVLRGGKELLETRKRERV from the coding sequence ATGAGCGAACTTCTCTCCCACGAATTCGTGCAGAATGCGATCCTTGCCGGCGTGCTGGCCAGCGTGCTGTGCGGGGTGATCGGTACCTTCGTGGTGGTCAAGCGCCTGGTCTTCGTCTCCGGCGGACTCTCCCACGCGGCCTTCGGCGGGCTGGGGATTTGCTATTTCCTGGGCGTCGAGCCGCTCATCGGCGCCGCCGGCGTCTCGCTCATCGTGGCCTTGCTCCTTGGCGCGGCCGATCCCTCGCGCGTGCGCTCCCACGACGCGGCCATCGGCGTCTTCTGGGCTGTCGGCATGGCGCTGGGCGTCGTATTCATCCACCAGACGCCGGGCTATGCGCCCAACCTGATGACCTATCTCTTCGGTAACATCCTCACTGTAAGCCGCGGCGACGTGAGCATGACCGCGCTCTTCGTGCTCACCGTGCTCGGCGTGCTCGCCCTGTTCTTCAAGGAACTCGTGGCCGTGGCATTTGACGAGAGCTTCGCGCGCACGCAGGGGGTTCCAACCCGCGTGCTGCTCACCCTGCTCATGGTGCTGATTGCTCTGTCGGTGGTGTTTCTCATCCGGCTGGTGGGAATCATCCTGGTGATCGCGCTGCTCACCATTCCGCCGCTCATCGGTATGACGCTGGTGCGCAGCATCGGCGCCGTCATGGTGCTGGCAACCGGCGTGGGCATCGCCATGTGCCTGGGAGGCCTTGGCGTGTCCTATCGCTACGACCTGCCCTCGGGCCCGGCCATCGTGC